One genomic region from Longimicrobium sp. encodes:
- a CDS encoding S4 domain-containing protein, producing MSDEGPLRVDVLLHRLCLTKSRSEAKAACEAGAVMLDGRPARPSDPVPPGRRIEVRYPSRTLEVELLATPGKSVSKKAARDLYRVLREERRPDAEPWG from the coding sequence TTGAGCGACGAGGGCCCGCTCCGCGTCGACGTCCTCCTGCACCGCCTCTGCCTGACGAAGAGCCGCAGCGAGGCGAAGGCGGCGTGCGAGGCGGGGGCGGTGATGCTGGACGGCAGGCCCGCCCGGCCCAGCGACCCGGTGCCGCCGGGGAGGCGGATCGAGGTGCGCTACCCGTCGCGGACGCTGGAGGTGGAGCTGCTGGCGACCCCGGGGAAGAGCGTGTCGAAGAAGGCGGCGCGCGACCTGTACCGCGTGCTGCGCGAAGAGCGCCGCCCCGACGCGGAGCCCTGGGGGTGA
- the ftsE gene encoding cell division ATP-binding protein FtsE, with translation MIKLTAVYKEYPRSGPALRDVSFHVPKGELVFLTGHSGAGKSTVLRLIMMAETPSAGEVRVSGFSSKLIRRREIPLLRRKLGVVFQDFRLLRDRTAEENVAFALEVTGVKRAAIPQRVSRVLTQVGLAHKAQAYPDELSGGERQRVAVARALANEPLVLLADEPTGNLDEWAARGVFDLFREINAMGMTVLMATHDLDLVRAHPQYRVIELAQGQVVYDSSGAATAAAAPAARPAPPPAEGPAALAEKPALERGRV, from the coding sequence GTGATCAAGCTGACAGCGGTCTACAAGGAGTACCCCCGCTCCGGTCCGGCGCTGAGGGACGTCTCCTTCCACGTCCCCAAGGGGGAGCTGGTCTTCCTCACCGGCCACTCGGGCGCCGGCAAGAGCACGGTGCTGCGCCTGATCATGATGGCCGAGACCCCCTCGGCGGGCGAGGTGCGCGTCTCCGGCTTCTCCAGCAAGCTCATCCGCCGCCGCGAGATCCCGCTGCTGCGCCGCAAGCTGGGCGTGGTCTTCCAGGACTTCCGCCTCCTGCGCGACCGCACCGCCGAGGAGAACGTGGCCTTCGCGCTGGAGGTCACCGGCGTCAAGCGCGCGGCCATCCCCCAGCGCGTGAGCCGCGTGCTCACCCAGGTGGGCCTCGCGCACAAGGCGCAGGCGTACCCCGACGAGCTCTCCGGCGGCGAGCGCCAGCGGGTGGCCGTCGCCCGCGCGCTGGCCAACGAGCCGCTGGTGCTCCTGGCCGACGAGCCCACCGGCAACCTGGACGAGTGGGCCGCGCGCGGCGTCTTCGACCTGTTCCGCGAGATCAACGCGATGGGGATGACGGTGCTGATGGCCACCCACGACCTGGACCTGGTGCGCGCCCACCCGCAGTACCGGGTGATCGAGCTGGCGCAGGGGCAGGTGGTCTACGACTCGTCCGGCGCCGCCACCGCCGCCGCGGCCCCCGCCGCCCGGCCGGCGCCGCCCCCGGCCGAAGGCCCCGCGGCCCTCGCGGAGAAGCCCGCCCTCGAGCGCGGGAGGGTGTGA
- a CDS encoding permease-like cell division protein FtsX: MPYSLREALAAFRRSPLLASLSVVLIAFSLFVVGLFGLTAWNIGQAIRQVEEKVEMVAYLDDETTPAQLEQIQQEVRALPEVGELRYVTKLEALATARAEMEEFQEVFTDLENNPLPASLEVRLEPEHRNPATARRVAERLGAYPFVEDVRYGREWLDKIFMLRRIAGAAATVLGAAFALVAAIIIATAVRIAVFARREEIAIMRLVGATDGFVQRPFLLEGLITGLLGGVLAAGLTYATYRLLQATMFRIEWLPAEWILLVVLVGTVFGFLSSMVAVRRHLQAV; encoded by the coding sequence ATGCCGTACTCGCTGCGCGAGGCGCTGGCCGCCTTCCGCCGGAGCCCGCTCCTCGCCTCGCTCTCCGTGGTCCTCATCGCCTTCTCCCTCTTCGTCGTTGGCCTCTTCGGGCTCACCGCCTGGAACATCGGGCAGGCGATCCGGCAGGTGGAGGAGAAGGTGGAGATGGTGGCGTACCTGGACGACGAGACCACCCCGGCCCAGCTCGAGCAGATCCAGCAGGAGGTGCGCGCGCTCCCCGAGGTCGGCGAGCTGCGCTACGTGACCAAGCTGGAGGCGCTCGCCACCGCGCGCGCCGAGATGGAGGAGTTCCAGGAGGTCTTCACCGACCTGGAGAACAACCCGCTCCCCGCCTCGCTGGAGGTGCGCCTCGAGCCCGAGCACCGCAACCCCGCCACGGCGCGGCGCGTGGCCGAGCGGCTGGGCGCGTACCCGTTCGTGGAAGACGTGCGCTACGGGCGCGAGTGGCTGGACAAGATCTTCATGCTGCGCCGGATCGCCGGCGCCGCCGCCACCGTGCTGGGCGCCGCCTTCGCGCTGGTGGCCGCCATCATCATCGCCACCGCTGTGCGCATCGCCGTGTTCGCCCGGCGCGAGGAGATCGCCATCATGCGGCTGGTGGGCGCCACCGACGGCTTCGTGCAGCGCCCCTTCCTCCTCGAGGGCCTGATCACCGGCCTCCTGGGCGGCGTGCTGGCGGCGGGGCTCACCTACGCCACGTACCGCCTCCTGCAGGCCACCATGTTCCGCATCGAGTGGCTCCCGGCCGAGTGGATCCTGCTCGTGGTGCTGGTGGGCACCGTCTTCGGCTTCCTCTCCAGCATGGTGGCCGTCAGGCGCCACCTGCAGGCGGTGTGA
- the pdxA gene encoding 4-hydroxythreonine-4-phosphate dehydrogenase PdxA translates to MTPPWRRLPCIAVTLGDPRGIGPEVTEAALADPEVAGAASFVRVGPRELLRSADDVGVGHWSPEDGAAAAGRIAGEAVRRAVELALAAEVEAIVTAPIDKAAFHAGGWRFPGHTEMLRDLAGAAEVVMMMAAERTALGGPLRVVLATTHLALRDVPAALSADLLVEQSMLTHRSLRDQWGIASPRLALCAVNPHASDGGLFGDEEARIVAPALERLRAAGVDARGPIPADTVFTRAVRGEFDAVIAPYHDVGMAAFKTAAFGSGVNVTLGLPFPRTSPDHGTALDIAGKGLADPSSMKEAILLAVRLARSSAWNS, encoded by the coding sequence GTGACCCCCCCGTGGAGACGCCTTCCCTGCATCGCCGTCACCCTGGGCGACCCGCGCGGGATCGGCCCCGAAGTCACCGAGGCCGCGCTGGCCGACCCCGAGGTCGCCGGCGCGGCCTCGTTCGTCCGCGTGGGGCCGCGGGAGCTGCTCCGGTCCGCGGACGACGTCGGGGTCGGACATTGGAGCCCGGAGGACGGGGCGGCCGCGGCGGGGCGGATCGCAGGAGAAGCGGTCCGGCGGGCGGTGGAGCTGGCGCTGGCGGCCGAGGTGGAGGCGATCGTCACCGCGCCGATCGACAAGGCGGCGTTCCACGCGGGCGGCTGGCGCTTCCCCGGGCACACGGAGATGCTGCGCGACCTGGCCGGCGCGGCCGAGGTGGTGATGATGATGGCCGCGGAGCGCACCGCGCTGGGCGGCCCCCTGCGCGTGGTGCTGGCCACCACCCACCTGGCGCTGCGCGACGTCCCCGCCGCGCTCTCCGCCGACCTCCTGGTCGAACAATCGATGCTGACCCACCGCTCGCTGCGCGATCAATGGGGGATCGCGTCGCCGCGCCTGGCGCTCTGCGCGGTGAACCCGCACGCGTCCGACGGCGGCCTCTTCGGCGACGAGGAGGCGCGCATCGTCGCCCCCGCCCTGGAGCGCCTGCGCGCGGCGGGCGTCGACGCCCGGGGCCCGATCCCCGCCGACACCGTCTTCACCCGCGCCGTCCGCGGCGAGTTCGACGCGGTGATCGCGCCGTACCACGACGTGGGGATGGCGGCGTTCAAGACGGCGGCGTTCGGCAGCGGGGTGAACGTGACGCTGGGCCTCCCCTTCCCCCGCACCTCGCCCGACCACGGCACCGCGCTCGACATCGCCGGCAAGGGCCTCGCCGACCCGTCGTCGATGAAGGAGGCGATCCTCCTCGCGGTACGCCTCGCGCGCAGCTCGGCGTGGAATTCGTAG
- a CDS encoding peptidoglycan DD-metalloendopeptidase family protein, giving the protein MTVRRALAGLALLLLAALPTGAPAQRGRQQPQANPTQQLTESQRRLQEIRAERSELRSELQRIRGQVHDVSAEVRNIQRQRQVSESLLRELNIQLAETQRKIEETTAELLSVEQQLAEKRLLLDRRVRDIYKRGPLQTQEVLLTAHSFSDLLNRYKYLYLVARRDRHLVREVAELQRQLALREQELRRNFTDLQYLQNERAQENSQLQNLQAQRSGTLSSLRSHERSAARRLDELVRDERRLTSLIATLEARRREAERRERERLAAERERARTSPGSAPARPSTPTTRAAAPTMTTADVGALNWPVDGRLVYRFGRAEQSNGTAIRYNGVGIGAAPGTPVRAVEGGRVEMAAPFEGYGPTVVVSHGGGYYSLYLYLKDVSVQQGATVQKGQVVGTVGGERTPEGAHVEFQIRAPGGEAVDPLTWLRGR; this is encoded by the coding sequence GTGACGGTGCGGCGCGCGCTCGCCGGGCTCGCCCTGCTGCTGCTGGCCGCGCTCCCGACGGGGGCGCCCGCACAGCGCGGGCGCCAGCAGCCGCAGGCGAACCCCACGCAGCAGCTCACCGAGAGCCAGCGCCGCCTGCAGGAGATCCGCGCCGAGCGGAGCGAGCTGCGCAGCGAGCTGCAGCGCATCCGCGGGCAGGTGCACGACGTCTCGGCCGAGGTGCGCAACATCCAGCGGCAGCGGCAGGTGTCCGAGTCGCTGCTCCGGGAGCTGAACATCCAGCTCGCCGAGACCCAGCGGAAGATCGAGGAGACCACCGCCGAGCTGCTGTCGGTGGAGCAGCAGCTGGCCGAGAAGCGCCTGCTGCTGGACCGGCGGGTGCGCGACATCTACAAGCGCGGGCCGCTGCAGACGCAGGAGGTGCTGCTGACCGCGCACTCCTTCAGCGACCTGCTCAACCGCTACAAGTACCTGTACCTGGTGGCCCGGCGCGACCGCCACCTGGTGCGCGAGGTGGCCGAGCTGCAGCGCCAGCTGGCGCTGCGCGAGCAGGAGCTCCGGCGCAACTTCACCGACCTGCAGTACCTGCAGAACGAGCGCGCCCAGGAGAACTCGCAGCTGCAGAACCTGCAGGCGCAGCGCTCGGGGACGCTCTCCTCCCTGCGCTCGCACGAGCGCTCCGCGGCGCGGCGGCTCGACGAGCTGGTGCGCGACGAGCGGCGCCTCACCTCGCTGATCGCCACGCTGGAGGCGCGCCGCCGCGAGGCCGAGCGCCGCGAGCGCGAGCGCCTGGCCGCCGAGCGCGAGCGCGCCCGCACGAGCCCGGGGAGCGCCCCCGCCCGCCCGTCCACCCCGACGACGCGCGCCGCCGCGCCGACGATGACGACCGCGGACGTGGGCGCGCTCAACTGGCCGGTGGACGGGCGCCTGGTCTACCGCTTCGGCCGCGCCGAGCAGTCCAACGGCACCGCCATCCGCTACAACGGCGTGGGGATCGGCGCGGCGCCGGGAACGCCGGTGCGCGCGGTGGAGGGCGGCAGGGTGGAGATGGCGGCGCCGTTCGAGGGGTACGGCCCCACGGTGGTCGTCAGCCACGGCGGCGGCTACTACTCGCTCTACCTGTACCTCAAGGACGTCTCCGTGCAGCAGGGCGCCACGGTGCAGAAGGGGCAGGTGGTCGGCACCGTGGGCGGCGAGCGGACCCCCGAGGGCGCGCACGTGGAGTTCCAGATCCGCGCCCCCGGCGGCGAGGCCGTGGACCCGCTCACCTGGCTGCGCGGCCGGTGA
- a CDS encoding peptidylprolyl isomerase, with amino-acid sequence MRFRFLLASALVALATPALAQQPAQPGEQVWDRVVAVVGDTSLLYSDILIELEAMQAQGQQLPTDPAQRAALIRDLVQRRVDDLMLLEAARAEGTSVDATEVVTAVERQINQVQQQFGSEEAFRQALARSGRTLEEYRQTLTQQFTDQTMVQRYIGQRLQKMAAPPVGEEEIRAFFEEQKGRLGQRPATVSLQQAIIKPQPSDSAKAAARRKAMEVLEELRKGGDFEVLARRHSQDPSASQGGMLGWFRQGQMVRPFEMVAYAMRPGDVSGIVETEYGFHIIKLEKVRGPERQARHILIRPEVTPADVERARARADSVATAARGGASLVEMAERYGTPADQRVARDVVLERLPAPYGTAVGAAAPGTVVGPFELAEGAGTSFVVAKVTERHEAGEYTLDDVREQVRSRLVQQKQVERLLEELRGRTHVQVSL; translated from the coding sequence ATGCGTTTCCGCTTCCTCCTGGCTTCGGCCCTCGTCGCGCTCGCGACGCCCGCGCTCGCGCAGCAGCCCGCCCAGCCCGGCGAGCAGGTGTGGGACCGGGTGGTGGCCGTGGTCGGCGACACCTCCCTGCTCTACTCCGACATCCTGATCGAGCTGGAGGCGATGCAGGCCCAGGGGCAGCAGCTCCCCACCGACCCCGCGCAGCGCGCGGCGCTCATCCGCGACCTGGTGCAGCGCCGGGTGGACGACCTGATGCTCCTGGAGGCCGCGCGCGCCGAGGGCACGTCCGTGGACGCCACCGAGGTGGTGACGGCGGTGGAGCGGCAGATCAACCAGGTGCAGCAGCAGTTCGGCTCGGAGGAGGCGTTCCGGCAGGCGCTGGCGCGCTCGGGGCGCACGCTGGAGGAGTACCGGCAGACGCTCACCCAGCAGTTCACCGACCAGACCATGGTGCAGCGCTACATCGGCCAGCGGCTGCAGAAGATGGCCGCGCCGCCGGTGGGCGAGGAGGAGATCCGCGCCTTCTTCGAGGAGCAGAAGGGCCGGCTGGGGCAGCGCCCCGCCACGGTGTCGCTGCAGCAGGCGATCATCAAGCCGCAGCCGTCGGACTCGGCGAAGGCGGCGGCGCGCCGCAAGGCCATGGAGGTGCTGGAGGAGCTGCGCAAGGGCGGCGACTTCGAGGTGCTGGCCCGCCGCCACTCGCAGGACCCCAGCGCCTCGCAGGGCGGGATGCTGGGGTGGTTCCGCCAGGGGCAGATGGTGCGCCCCTTCGAGATGGTGGCGTACGCCATGCGCCCGGGCGACGTGAGCGGGATCGTGGAGACGGAGTACGGCTTCCACATCATCAAGCTGGAGAAGGTGCGCGGCCCCGAGCGGCAGGCGCGCCACATCCTGATCCGCCCCGAGGTCACCCCGGCCGACGTGGAGCGCGCCCGCGCCCGCGCCGACTCGGTGGCCACGGCCGCGCGCGGCGGGGCGTCGCTGGTGGAGATGGCCGAGCGGTACGGCACCCCCGCCGACCAGCGCGTGGCCCGCGACGTGGTGCTGGAGCGGCTCCCCGCGCCGTACGGCACCGCGGTCGGCGCGGCCGCCCCGGGCACCGTGGTCGGCCCCTTCGAGCTGGCCGAGGGCGCGGGGACGTCGTTCGTGGTGGCGAAGGTGACGGAGCGTCACGAGGCGGGCGAGTACACGCTCGACGACGTCCGCGAGCAGGTGCGCAGCCGCCTGGTGCAGCAGAAGCAGGTGGAGCGCCTGCTGGAGGAGCTGCGCGGGCGCACCCACGTTCAGGTCTCGCTTTGA